In Glycine max cultivar Williams 82 chromosome 7, Glycine_max_v4.0, whole genome shotgun sequence, a single window of DNA contains:
- the LOC100810111 gene encoding uncharacterized protein has protein sequence MGSEESGTEIQNPTHTQTQQHSNPTNVSSPENHANGYQHVTANNNDTEITSHHGGEHAQSDRQVTLVVHPHSLLPMPVPPQSFKVSHNDVVSLNDSNFSVGSFLRQRSSDLSAAIVKRVSSLRQSMEENNDNDIDGEENREVTEFNLSGVKVTVTPKPEKETSIKGRISFFSKSNCRDCTAVRRFFKEKGIKYVEINVDVFGERERELRERTGSGSVPQIFFNEKLIGGLVALNSLRNSGEFDRRVAEIVAGKVAGGDAPAPPVFGFDYVEEERADEMVGVARVLRLRLPIQDRLRRMKMVKNCFEGNELVEALLQHFHCSRNEAVDIGKQLSKKHFIHHVFGGNDFEEGNHLYRFLEHEPFIPRCFNFRGTTNDTEPKTADSICARLTKIMSAILESYASDDRQHVDYEAISRSEEFRRYVNLTQDLQRVNLLELSENEKLAFFLNLYNAMVIHAVISVGCQEGVIDRRSFLSDFQYLVGGHPYSLNLIKNGILRCNRRSPYSLVKPFSTRDKRLEVALIKLNPLLHFGLCNGTKSSPNVRFFTPHRVVDELRGAAREFFEKDGIEVDLEKRTVYLTRIFKWFSGDFGQEKEILLWIINYLDPNKAGLVTHLMGDSGPVHISYQNYDWSINS, from the exons ATGGGTTCCGAAGAGAGCGGCACGGAAATTCAGAAtccaacacacacacaaacacaacaacatagtaATCCTACTAATGTTTCTTCCCCCGAAAATCACGCTAACGGCTACCAACACGTCACCGCCAACAACAATGACACTGAAATCACTTCCCATCATGGCGGTGAACACGCCCAGAGTGACAGGCAAGTAACTCTAGTTGTCCACCCTCATTCCCTTCTTCCCATGCCCGTGCCACCGCAGAGTTTCAAAGTAAGCCATAACGACGTCGTTTCCTTGAACGACTCGAACTTCTCCGTAGGAAGCTTCCTCCGCCAGCGCAGCAGCGACCTCTCCGCCGCGATCGTGAAACGCGTCTCCTCTCTCCGCCAATCCATGGAAGAAAACAACGACAACGATATCGACGGGGAAGAGAATCGCGAAGTGACGGAGTTCAACCTCTCCGGCGTCAAGGTCACCGTGACGCCCAAGCCGGAGAAGGAAACCTCCATCAAAGGACGCATCAGCTTCTTCTCGAAATCAAATTGCAGAGACTGCACCGCGGTGCGGAGATTCTTCAAGGAGAAAGGAATAAAATACGTCGAGATAAACGTCGACGTTTTCGgcgagagagaaagagagctgCGCGAGAGAACCGGGAGTGGTTCGGTGCCGCAGATTTTCTTCAACGAGAAGCTGATCGGAGGTTTGGTGGCACTGAACTCGCTGCGGAACAGCGGGGAGTTTGACCGGAGAGTGGCGGAGATCGTCGCCGGGAAGGTCGCCGGCGGCGACGCGCCGGCACCGCCGGTTTTTGGGTTTGATTACGTGGAGGAGGAGCGCGCAGACGAGATGGTTGGGGTGGCTAGGGTTTTGAGGCTGAGATTGCCGATTCAGGACCggttgaggaggatgaagatgGTGAAGAACTGCTTCGAAGGGAACGAGTTGGTGGAGGCGCTGCTTCAGCACTTCCACTGTTCGCGTAACGAG GCCGTTGACATCGGGAAACAATTATCCAAGAAGCACTTCATCCATCATGTTTTCGG TGGAAATGATTTTGAGGAGGGAAATCACTTATACCGTTTCCTCGAGCATGAACCCTTTATACCCAGATGCTTTAATTTTCGTGGTACCACAAATGATACTGAACCAAAGACTGCAGATTCAATATGCGCGAGGCTTACCAAGATTATGTCTGCCATTCTTGAATCTTATGCCTCTGATGATAGGCAACATGTTGATTATGAGGCCATTAGCAGAAGCGAAGAATTTCGTAG GTATGTAAATTTGACTCAGGATCTGCAGCGAGTGAATCTCTTGGAACTATCAGAGAACGAGAAGCTTGCGTtcttcttaaatttatataatgccATGGTCATCCATGCTGTTATTAGCGTAGGGTGTCAAGAAGGCGTAATTGATAGGAGATCCTTCTTAAGTGATTTCCAGTATCTGGTTGGAGGGCATCCTTATTCTCTTAATCTTATTAAAAATGGTATCCTCAGATGCAATCGGAGGTCACCATATTCCTTAGTAAAGCCCTTTAGCACAAGGGACAAGCGGTTAGAG GTTGCTCTTATCAAGTTGAATCCGCTATTACACTTTGGACTTTGCAATGGTACAAAGTCCAGCCCAAACGTTAGGTTCTTCACACCACATAGAGTTGTAGATGAATTAAGAGGTGCTGCGAGAGAGTTCTTTGAGAAAGATGGAATTGAAGTGGACCTGGAGAAGAGAACGGTTTATCTAACTCGGATTTTCAAGTG GTTCAGTGGGGATTTTGGACAAGAGAAAGAGATATTGTTGTGGATAATTAATTACTTGGATCCAAACAAAGCCGGCCTTGTGACACATCTCATGGGAGATAGTGGACCAGTTCATATCTCTTACCAGAATTATGATTGGTCAATAAATTCTTGA